In a single window of the Mesorhizobium shangrilense genome:
- a CDS encoding peptidoglycan-binding domain-containing protein, whose translation MPLQSKTLSGDERLEACLVQDSAHLTRGTTGEAVAKVQAALIFLDDAAIDRDELLAETYGPSTAAAVLAYKTARKIINTSYQQTADEIVGKMTIRALDDELLIAEARPPGSPRGFLCA comes from the coding sequence ATGCCGCTGCAGTCCAAAACCTTGTCGGGCGACGAAAGGCTCGAAGCGTGCCTGGTCCAGGACAGCGCCCATCTGACCAGGGGCACGACCGGCGAAGCCGTGGCAAAGGTCCAGGCGGCGTTGATCTTTCTGGATGACGCCGCAATCGACAGGGACGAGCTTCTTGCCGAGACATACGGCCCGTCGACGGCGGCAGCCGTCCTCGCCTACAAGACCGCACGCAAGATCATCAACACGTCATATCAGCAGACAGCGGACGAAATCGTCGGCAAGATGACGATCAGGGCGCTCGACGACGAGTTGCTCATCGCCGAGGCGCGCCCTCCGGGTTCTCCGCGCGGGTTCCTGTGCGCCTGA
- a CDS encoding CTP synthase has protein sequence MARYVFITGGVVSSLGKGIAAAALGALLQARGYRARIKKLDPYLNVDPGTMSPYQHGEVFVTDDGAETDLDLGHYERFTGRSANQQDNITTGRIYKNIIERERRGDYLGATVQVIPHVTDEIKNFVLDGNEEYDFVLCEIGGTVGDIEAMPFLEAIRQLGNDLPRNNAVYVHLTLMPYIPTAGELKTKPTQHSVKELRSIGIAPDILLVRADRAIPKEERRKLSLFCNVRESAVIQALDVGHIYDVPMAYHKEGLDSEVLAAFGIDPAPKPRLERWQEVASRIHNPEGEVTIAVVGKYTGLKDAYKSLIEALSHGGLANKVRVKLDWIESEIFEKEDPSPFLEKVHGILVPGGFGERGSEGKILAAKFARERKVPYFGICFGMQMACIEAARSLAGVENASSTEFGPTDEPVVGLMTEWLKGNMLEKRREAGDLGGTMRLGAYEARLEGGSKIADIYGGTAISERHRHRYEVNIDYKERLEACGLVFAGMSPDGVLPETVEYQDHPWFIGVQYHPELKSRPFEPHPLFASFIEAAVEQSRLV, from the coding sequence ATGGCGCGATATGTATTCATCACCGGCGGCGTGGTTTCCTCGCTTGGCAAAGGCATTGCAGCGGCGGCTCTTGGAGCCCTCCTGCAGGCGCGCGGTTACCGCGCGCGCATCAAGAAGCTGGATCCATACCTGAACGTGGACCCGGGCACGATGAGCCCGTACCAGCACGGCGAGGTGTTCGTCACCGACGACGGTGCGGAGACTGACCTCGACTTGGGGCACTACGAGCGCTTCACCGGCCGCTCCGCCAACCAGCAGGACAACATCACCACCGGCCGCATCTACAAGAACATCATCGAGCGCGAGCGCCGCGGCGACTATCTCGGCGCCACCGTGCAGGTGATCCCGCATGTCACCGACGAGATCAAGAATTTCGTCCTCGACGGCAACGAGGAGTACGACTTCGTGCTCTGCGAGATCGGCGGTACGGTGGGCGATATCGAGGCGATGCCGTTCCTCGAGGCAATCCGCCAGCTTGGCAACGACCTGCCGCGCAACAACGCCGTCTACGTGCATCTGACGCTGATGCCCTACATCCCGACGGCGGGCGAGCTGAAGACCAAGCCCACCCAGCATTCCGTCAAGGAACTGCGCTCGATCGGCATTGCGCCCGACATTCTGCTTGTGCGCGCCGACCGCGCCATTCCGAAGGAAGAGCGCAGGAAACTGTCCCTGTTCTGCAATGTGCGCGAGAGCGCCGTGATCCAGGCGCTCGACGTCGGCCACATCTACGATGTGCCGATGGCCTACCACAAGGAAGGCCTGGATTCGGAGGTGCTGGCCGCATTCGGCATTGATCCTGCGCCGAAGCCGAGGTTGGAGCGCTGGCAGGAAGTCGCGAGCCGCATTCACAACCCCGAAGGCGAGGTCACGATCGCCGTGGTCGGCAAGTACACCGGCCTCAAGGACGCCTACAAATCCCTGATCGAGGCGCTGTCGCATGGCGGTCTGGCGAACAAGGTCCGCGTAAAACTCGACTGGATCGAGAGCGAGATTTTCGAGAAGGAAGACCCGTCGCCCTTCCTCGAAAAGGTGCATGGCATCCTCGTGCCGGGCGGCTTCGGCGAGCGCGGGTCGGAGGGCAAGATTCTTGCGGCCAAGTTCGCGCGTGAGCGCAAGGTGCCTTACTTCGGCATCTGCTTCGGCATGCAGATGGCGTGCATCGAGGCGGCCCGGTCCCTGGCCGGCGTCGAGAACGCGTCATCGACGGAGTTTGGCCCGACCGATGAGCCGGTCGTCGGTCTGATGACCGAATGGCTGAAGGGCAACATGCTTGAGAAGCGCCGGGAAGCCGGCGACCTCGGCGGCACCATGCGGCTGGGCGCCTACGAAGCGCGGCTCGAGGGCGGGTCCAAGATCGCCGACATCTATGGCGGCACGGCCATCTCCGAGCGCCACCGTCACCGCTACGAAGTCAATATCGACTACAAGGAGCGGCTTGAGGCCTGCGGCCTGGTCTTCGCCGGCATGTCGCCTGACGGCGTGCTGCCCGAGACGGTCGAATATCAGGATCATCCGTGGTTCATCGGCGTGCAGTACCATCCGGAACTGAAGAGCCGGCCGTTCGAGCCGCACCCGCTGTTCGCCAGCTTCATCGAAGCGGCGGTGGAGCAGTCACGTCTGGTGTGA
- a CDS encoding alkaline phosphatase: MRMQRKHAAHALTALAWMTAGVAGAFAEDARLIQGDDPYYKQADAALGAILRQQKNTNRAKNVILFVGDGMGFSTVTATRIFEGQQRGVDGESNVLAWEAFPYLAASKTYSADAQITDSAPSAVAMTAGVKTINDVMGLDHTARLDSCEDQKTKHVTTLWEMAETIGMATGAITTARVTHATPGATYSHIANRDWEADANMPAEALSAGCTDIARQLVEMKYGDGLEVALGGGRAYFLPETAQDPEYPGNEKKKPKRKDGKDLTKTWLDRYGEKGAYVWNKEQFAAIDSAKIDHLLGLFEPSHMQYEHDRAGDGAGEPSLAEMSEKAIDILSRNPEGYVLLIEGGRIDHASHESNAYRTLSDGVAMNEAVKAVLGKVNLEETLIVVTGDHSHTLTISGYAKRGNPILGVSVGVDDEPIYGKDGKTYTTIGFANGPGGAEKPTERPMLTSEETMKPDFVQPSLVPLGSETHGGEDLGIYAIGPWAHLFQGTVEENYTFHVMNYASKIGDRLAAKK, translated from the coding sequence ATGAGAATGCAGCGGAAGCATGCGGCGCACGCGCTGACAGCGCTGGCGTGGATGACGGCCGGCGTGGCGGGCGCCTTCGCCGAGGACGCCCGATTGATCCAGGGCGACGACCCCTACTACAAGCAGGCCGACGCAGCGCTCGGCGCTATCCTGAGACAGCAGAAAAACACCAACCGCGCCAAGAACGTGATTCTATTCGTCGGCGATGGCATGGGTTTCTCGACAGTCACCGCCACCCGCATCTTCGAGGGTCAGCAGCGCGGCGTCGATGGCGAATCGAATGTGCTGGCCTGGGAGGCGTTTCCTTATCTGGCCGCATCAAAGACCTATTCGGCGGACGCACAGATCACCGACTCGGCGCCGAGCGCCGTGGCGATGACCGCAGGGGTGAAGACCATCAACGATGTGATGGGACTGGACCACACGGCAAGGCTCGATTCCTGTGAGGATCAAAAGACCAAGCATGTGACCACTCTTTGGGAGATGGCCGAAACGATCGGCATGGCGACCGGTGCGATCACCACAGCGCGGGTGACGCATGCGACGCCCGGCGCCACCTACTCGCACATCGCCAATCGCGACTGGGAAGCCGACGCCAATATGCCCGCGGAAGCCTTGAGCGCTGGATGCACCGACATCGCGCGGCAACTGGTCGAGATGAAGTATGGCGACGGACTGGAGGTCGCGCTGGGAGGTGGTCGCGCCTACTTCCTGCCGGAAACCGCCCAGGACCCCGAGTACCCGGGCAACGAGAAGAAGAAGCCCAAGCGCAAGGACGGCAAGGACCTGACCAAGACCTGGCTCGACCGGTATGGCGAGAAGGGCGCCTATGTCTGGAACAAGGAGCAATTCGCCGCCATCGATTCGGCCAAGATCGACCATCTGCTTGGCTTGTTCGAACCGTCTCACATGCAATACGAGCATGATCGTGCCGGAGATGGGGCGGGCGAACCTTCGCTGGCGGAGATGTCGGAGAAGGCGATCGACATCCTGTCGCGCAATCCGGAAGGCTACGTGCTGCTGATCGAGGGTGGGCGCATCGACCACGCCAGCCATGAATCCAACGCCTACCGCACGCTGTCGGACGGGGTGGCGATGAACGAGGCCGTCAAGGCCGTGCTGGGCAAGGTGAACCTCGAAGAGACGCTGATCGTGGTGACCGGCGACCACAGCCACACGCTGACCATTTCCGGCTACGCCAAGCGAGGCAACCCGATCCTCGGCGTATCGGTGGGGGTCGACGACGAGCCGATCTACGGCAAGGACGGCAAGACATACACGACCATCGGTTTCGCGAACGGGCCGGGCGGCGCGGAAAAGCCGACCGAACGGCCGATGCTGACCTCCGAGGAAACCATGAAGCCCGATTTCGTGCAGCCTTCGCTGGTGCCCTTGGGCAGCGAGACGCATGGCGGGGAGGATCTCGGCATCTATGCGATCGGCCCCTGGGCGCATCTCTTCCAGGGCACGGTGGAGGAGAACTACACCTTCCACGTGATGAACTACGCCTCGAAGATCGGCGATCGGCTGGCAGCCAAGAAGTAG
- a CDS encoding bifunctional helix-turn-helix transcriptional regulator/GNAT family N-acetyltransferase: protein MDASWIQEVRRFNRMVTQRVGALQDSYLSQGRPLGEARLIYEIGATGADIRDLRSRLSLDSGYLSRLLRSLEGQGLVHVESSPRDARVRRAMLTSEGRAEFDAYESRSDELALSILNPLDESQRRRLLSAMEEVRRLLQVAAIDIGVEPPGSADARWCLAEYFAELAARFEEGFDQTKGNTVSEAEMTPPAGYFLVARRGAEPVGCAALLRLSDETAEIKRMWTSPAARGQGLARRMLHKLEQIAREAGFRRLCLDTNRALKEAHALYRSEGFSEVGRYNDNPYADYWFEKRLAD from the coding sequence ATGGACGCAAGCTGGATCCAGGAAGTTCGCCGCTTCAACCGCATGGTCACGCAGCGGGTAGGCGCGCTGCAGGACAGCTACCTCAGCCAGGGGCGGCCGCTCGGTGAGGCGCGCCTGATCTACGAGATCGGCGCCACCGGCGCTGACATCCGCGACCTGCGCAGCAGGCTCTCCCTTGACTCGGGCTATCTCAGCAGGCTGCTGCGCTCGCTGGAAGGGCAGGGGTTGGTCCACGTCGAGAGCAGCCCAAGGGACGCGCGCGTCCGCCGAGCCATGCTGACGTCCGAGGGGCGGGCCGAATTCGACGCCTATGAGAGCCGCTCGGATGAGCTTGCGCTTTCGATCCTGAACCCGCTCGACGAGAGCCAGCGCCGGCGGCTGCTTTCGGCCATGGAGGAGGTACGGCGGCTGCTGCAGGTGGCGGCCATCGACATCGGCGTGGAGCCGCCGGGCAGCGCGGACGCGCGCTGGTGCCTCGCCGAATACTTTGCCGAGCTCGCCGCCCGCTTCGAGGAGGGTTTTGACCAGACGAAGGGCAACACGGTGTCGGAAGCGGAGATGACGCCGCCGGCGGGTTACTTCCTTGTCGCGCGCCGCGGCGCGGAGCCGGTCGGCTGCGCTGCCCTCCTGCGGCTGTCGGACGAGACAGCGGAGATCAAGCGGATGTGGACGTCGCCTGCCGCACGCGGCCAGGGCCTCGCGCGCCGGATGCTGCACAAGCTGGAGCAGATCGCACGCGAGGCAGGTTTCCGCCGGCTGTGCCTCGACACCAACCGAGCGCTCAAGGAAGCGCATGCGCTCTATCGCAGCGAGGGGTTTTCAGAAGTCGGCCGCTACAACGACAATCCCTACGCGGATTACTGGTTCGAGAAACGTCTGGCGGATTGA